A genomic window from Betta splendens chromosome 17, fBetSpl5.4, whole genome shotgun sequence includes:
- the LOC114844619 gene encoding nectin-4-like isoform X3, translating into MESEMKCVRLLFVFVLSAVCVRGTFVEPLQPETSQRSLAESQTRLPCRYRVEEGEKVVQVSWYKELPDGSKDQIITAHFEDGHTEFGRYSGRVKFESGSPTDDSALLIPSTEVSDEGVYACHISTFPNGNFERRITLTVWILPISSVELVTLEEGQTFRVVASCRAVGRPLPSLTWDTELPGQSQDRVNEGVSVSSYYSLHPLRGMNGKKLDCLVWHPGLKEPRRIPNRLEVQYPPDATIISTPSGDFHVGLEKVELACNSGGHPKPPNVTWTWRGGALPDGVSVVGEKLLFGRPIRMNDSGVYECVVKNSVGVGKSDFTLTVTEKSQRIEPDPRLLIIIGASAAAVVLILVVVVLLVNRHHRRKNKRLQRELSEKDQELSLSRQASFRRLNSVSSDPRVLGDDYALLRVDSRIKHSQMSLERNIYRGSQSTLGGKWAHAGVVEVDELGRPVVWHEDVESMRGEELDREREERKKRSESYMKSSNMSLDSGLPSSLMKAQQDEAVGSREQDEVHQRKEDSPPAEDWDPTQTAEDRHEADDCSNSSYQISEALTNHFYLRNGLLRPKPHSNAILLHPKSQLI; encoded by the exons Gcggctgctttttgtttttg TGCTTTCAGCCGTCTGTGTGCGGGGCACCTTCGTGGAGCCCCTTCAGCCCGAAACCTCCCAGCGCTCCCTGGCGGAGAGCCAGACCCGGCTCCCCTGTCGCTaccgggtggaggagggggagaaggtggTGCAGGTCAGCTGGTACAAGGAGCTCCCAGACGGCAGCAAGGACCAGATCATCACCGCCCACTTCGAGGACGGCCACACAG AGTTCGGGCGGTACTCGGGCCGGGTGAAGTTCGAGAGCGGCAGCCCGACAGACGACTCGGCGCTGCTCATCCCCAGCACGGAGGTGTCGGACGAGGGCGTCTACGCCTGCCACATCTCCACCTTCCCAAACGGGAACTTCGAGAGGCGCATCACGCTCACCGTGTGGA TTTTGCCCATCTCCTCCGTGGAGCTCGTGACCCTGGAGGAGGGCCAGACGTTCCGCGTGGTCGCCAGCTGCCGGGCCGTGGGCCGCCCGCTTCCCAGTCTCACCTGGGACACGGAGCTGCCGGGCCAGTCCCAGGACCGGGTCAACGAGGGGGTCTCCGTGTCCAGCTACTACTCCCTGCACCCTCTGCGCGGCATGAACGGGAAGAAGCTGGACTGCCTGGTGTGGCACCCGGGTCTGAAGGAGCCCCGGAGGATCCCCAACCGCCTGGAGGTCCAGT ACCCCCCCGACGCCACCATCATCTCCACCCCTTCAGGAGACTTCCACGTGGGCTTGGAGAAGGTTGAGCTGGCGTGTAACAGCGGCGGACACCCCAAGCCTCCCAACGTCACCTGGACATG GAGGGGAGGAGCGCTGCCCGACGGGGTCTCCGTGGTTggagaaaagctgctttttgGGCGTCCAATCCGCATGAATGACAGCGGGGTCTACGAGTGTGTGGTGAAGAACAGCGTGGGAGTAGGAAAATCAGACTTCACACTGACCGTAACAG AGAAATCTCAACGCATAGAGCCCGATCCTCGGCTGCTGATCATCATCGGcgcctcagctgcagctgtggttctgatccTGGTCGTCGTGGTTCTGCTGGTCAACCGTCACCACAGGCGGAAGAACAAAAGGCTTCAGCGGGAGCTCAGCGAAAAAGA CCAagaactctctctctccagacaGGCCTCCTTCAGGAGGCTGAACTCCGTCAGCTCCGACCCCAGAGTGCTG GGGGACGATTACGCCCTGCTCCGAGTAGACAGCAGAATCAAGCACAGCCAAATGTCTCTG GAGCGAAACATCTACAGAGGCAGCCAGTCCACCCTGGGGGGGAAGTGGGCACACGCtggggtggtggaggtggacgaaCTGGGACGCCCCGTCGTCTGGCACGAAGACGTGGAAAGCATGAGAggggaggagctggacagagagcgagaggagcgaAAGAAGAGGAGCGAGTCGTACATGAAGTCCAGCAACATGTCACTG GACTCGGGCCTTCCTTCGTCCCTGATGAAGGCGCAGCAGGACGAAGCCGTTGGGTCCAGAGAGCAAGATGAGGTCCACCAAAGGAAGGAGGACTCCCCACCGGCGGAGGACTGGGACCCCACCCAGACAGCGGAGGACAGACACGAGGCCGACGACTGCAGCAACAGCTCCTACCAGATCTCTGAGGCGCTCACCAACCACTTCTACTTGCGTAACGGGCTCCTGAGGCCCAAGCCACACTCCAATGCCATTCTGCTGCACCCCAAGTCACAGCTGATCTAA
- the LOC114844619 gene encoding nectin-4-like isoform X2 has protein sequence MESEMKCVRLLFVFVLSAVCVRGTFVEPLQPETSQRSLAESQTRLPCRYRVEEGEKVVQVSWYKELPDGSKDQIITAHFEDGHTEFGRYSGRVKFESGSPTDDSALLIPSTEVSDEGVYACHISTFPNGNFERRITLTVWILPISSVELVTLEEGQTFRVVASCRAVGRPLPSLTWDTELPGQSQDRVNEGVSVSSYYSLHPLRGMNGKKLDCLVWHPGLKEPRRIPNRLEVQYPPDATIISTPSGDFHVGLEKVELACNSGGHPKPPNVTWTWRGGALPDGVSVVGEKLLFGRPIRMNDSGVYECVVKNSVGVGKSDFTLTVTEPDPRLLIIIGASAAAVVLILVVVVLLVNRHHRRKNKRLQRELSEKDQELSLSRQASFRRLNSVSSDPRVLGDDYALLRVDSRIKHSQMSLERNIYRGSQSTLGGKWAHAGVVEVDELGRPVVWHEDVESMRGEELDREREERKKRSESYMKSSNMSLIFHTTEGHLKPDFLCVFQDSGLPSSLMKAQQDEAVGSREQDEVHQRKEDSPPAEDWDPTQTAEDRHEADDCSNSSYQISEALTNHFYLRNGLLRPKPHSNAILLHPKSQLI, from the exons Gcggctgctttttgtttttg TGCTTTCAGCCGTCTGTGTGCGGGGCACCTTCGTGGAGCCCCTTCAGCCCGAAACCTCCCAGCGCTCCCTGGCGGAGAGCCAGACCCGGCTCCCCTGTCGCTaccgggtggaggagggggagaaggtggTGCAGGTCAGCTGGTACAAGGAGCTCCCAGACGGCAGCAAGGACCAGATCATCACCGCCCACTTCGAGGACGGCCACACAG AGTTCGGGCGGTACTCGGGCCGGGTGAAGTTCGAGAGCGGCAGCCCGACAGACGACTCGGCGCTGCTCATCCCCAGCACGGAGGTGTCGGACGAGGGCGTCTACGCCTGCCACATCTCCACCTTCCCAAACGGGAACTTCGAGAGGCGCATCACGCTCACCGTGTGGA TTTTGCCCATCTCCTCCGTGGAGCTCGTGACCCTGGAGGAGGGCCAGACGTTCCGCGTGGTCGCCAGCTGCCGGGCCGTGGGCCGCCCGCTTCCCAGTCTCACCTGGGACACGGAGCTGCCGGGCCAGTCCCAGGACCGGGTCAACGAGGGGGTCTCCGTGTCCAGCTACTACTCCCTGCACCCTCTGCGCGGCATGAACGGGAAGAAGCTGGACTGCCTGGTGTGGCACCCGGGTCTGAAGGAGCCCCGGAGGATCCCCAACCGCCTGGAGGTCCAGT ACCCCCCCGACGCCACCATCATCTCCACCCCTTCAGGAGACTTCCACGTGGGCTTGGAGAAGGTTGAGCTGGCGTGTAACAGCGGCGGACACCCCAAGCCTCCCAACGTCACCTGGACATG GAGGGGAGGAGCGCTGCCCGACGGGGTCTCCGTGGTTggagaaaagctgctttttgGGCGTCCAATCCGCATGAATGACAGCGGGGTCTACGAGTGTGTGGTGAAGAACAGCGTGGGAGTAGGAAAATCAGACTTCACACTGACCGTAACAG AGCCCGATCCTCGGCTGCTGATCATCATCGGcgcctcagctgcagctgtggttctgatccTGGTCGTCGTGGTTCTGCTGGTCAACCGTCACCACAGGCGGAAGAACAAAAGGCTTCAGCGGGAGCTCAGCGAAAAAGA CCAagaactctctctctccagacaGGCCTCCTTCAGGAGGCTGAACTCCGTCAGCTCCGACCCCAGAGTGCTG GGGGACGATTACGCCCTGCTCCGAGTAGACAGCAGAATCAAGCACAGCCAAATGTCTCTG GAGCGAAACATCTACAGAGGCAGCCAGTCCACCCTGGGGGGGAAGTGGGCACACGCtggggtggtggaggtggacgaaCTGGGACGCCCCGTCGTCTGGCACGAAGACGTGGAAAGCATGAGAggggaggagctggacagagagcgagaggagcgaAAGAAGAGGAGCGAGTCGTACATGAAGTCCAGCAACATGTCACTG ATCTTTCACACAACAGAAGGACATTTGAAGCCTGACTTCCTGTGCGTCTTTCAGGACTCGGGCCTTCCTTCGTCCCTGATGAAGGCGCAGCAGGACGAAGCCGTTGGGTCCAGAGAGCAAGATGAGGTCCACCAAAGGAAGGAGGACTCCCCACCGGCGGAGGACTGGGACCCCACCCAGACAGCGGAGGACAGACACGAGGCCGACGACTGCAGCAACAGCTCCTACCAGATCTCTGAGGCGCTCACCAACCACTTCTACTTGCGTAACGGGCTCCTGAGGCCCAAGCCACACTCCAATGCCATTCTGCTGCACCCCAAGTCACAGCTGATCTAA
- the LOC114844619 gene encoding nectin-4-like isoform X1: protein MESEMKCVRLLFVFVLSAVCVRGTFVEPLQPETSQRSLAESQTRLPCRYRVEEGEKVVQVSWYKELPDGSKDQIITAHFEDGHTEFGRYSGRVKFESGSPTDDSALLIPSTEVSDEGVYACHISTFPNGNFERRITLTVWILPISSVELVTLEEGQTFRVVASCRAVGRPLPSLTWDTELPGQSQDRVNEGVSVSSYYSLHPLRGMNGKKLDCLVWHPGLKEPRRIPNRLEVQYPPDATIISTPSGDFHVGLEKVELACNSGGHPKPPNVTWTWRGGALPDGVSVVGEKLLFGRPIRMNDSGVYECVVKNSVGVGKSDFTLTVTEKSQRIEPDPRLLIIIGASAAAVVLILVVVVLLVNRHHRRKNKRLQRELSEKDQELSLSRQASFRRLNSVSSDPRVLGDDYALLRVDSRIKHSQMSLERNIYRGSQSTLGGKWAHAGVVEVDELGRPVVWHEDVESMRGEELDREREERKKRSESYMKSSNMSLIFHTTEGHLKPDFLCVFQDSGLPSSLMKAQQDEAVGSREQDEVHQRKEDSPPAEDWDPTQTAEDRHEADDCSNSSYQISEALTNHFYLRNGLLRPKPHSNAILLHPKSQLI, encoded by the exons Gcggctgctttttgtttttg TGCTTTCAGCCGTCTGTGTGCGGGGCACCTTCGTGGAGCCCCTTCAGCCCGAAACCTCCCAGCGCTCCCTGGCGGAGAGCCAGACCCGGCTCCCCTGTCGCTaccgggtggaggagggggagaaggtggTGCAGGTCAGCTGGTACAAGGAGCTCCCAGACGGCAGCAAGGACCAGATCATCACCGCCCACTTCGAGGACGGCCACACAG AGTTCGGGCGGTACTCGGGCCGGGTGAAGTTCGAGAGCGGCAGCCCGACAGACGACTCGGCGCTGCTCATCCCCAGCACGGAGGTGTCGGACGAGGGCGTCTACGCCTGCCACATCTCCACCTTCCCAAACGGGAACTTCGAGAGGCGCATCACGCTCACCGTGTGGA TTTTGCCCATCTCCTCCGTGGAGCTCGTGACCCTGGAGGAGGGCCAGACGTTCCGCGTGGTCGCCAGCTGCCGGGCCGTGGGCCGCCCGCTTCCCAGTCTCACCTGGGACACGGAGCTGCCGGGCCAGTCCCAGGACCGGGTCAACGAGGGGGTCTCCGTGTCCAGCTACTACTCCCTGCACCCTCTGCGCGGCATGAACGGGAAGAAGCTGGACTGCCTGGTGTGGCACCCGGGTCTGAAGGAGCCCCGGAGGATCCCCAACCGCCTGGAGGTCCAGT ACCCCCCCGACGCCACCATCATCTCCACCCCTTCAGGAGACTTCCACGTGGGCTTGGAGAAGGTTGAGCTGGCGTGTAACAGCGGCGGACACCCCAAGCCTCCCAACGTCACCTGGACATG GAGGGGAGGAGCGCTGCCCGACGGGGTCTCCGTGGTTggagaaaagctgctttttgGGCGTCCAATCCGCATGAATGACAGCGGGGTCTACGAGTGTGTGGTGAAGAACAGCGTGGGAGTAGGAAAATCAGACTTCACACTGACCGTAACAG AGAAATCTCAACGCATAGAGCCCGATCCTCGGCTGCTGATCATCATCGGcgcctcagctgcagctgtggttctgatccTGGTCGTCGTGGTTCTGCTGGTCAACCGTCACCACAGGCGGAAGAACAAAAGGCTTCAGCGGGAGCTCAGCGAAAAAGA CCAagaactctctctctccagacaGGCCTCCTTCAGGAGGCTGAACTCCGTCAGCTCCGACCCCAGAGTGCTG GGGGACGATTACGCCCTGCTCCGAGTAGACAGCAGAATCAAGCACAGCCAAATGTCTCTG GAGCGAAACATCTACAGAGGCAGCCAGTCCACCCTGGGGGGGAAGTGGGCACACGCtggggtggtggaggtggacgaaCTGGGACGCCCCGTCGTCTGGCACGAAGACGTGGAAAGCATGAGAggggaggagctggacagagagcgagaggagcgaAAGAAGAGGAGCGAGTCGTACATGAAGTCCAGCAACATGTCACTG ATCTTTCACACAACAGAAGGACATTTGAAGCCTGACTTCCTGTGCGTCTTTCAGGACTCGGGCCTTCCTTCGTCCCTGATGAAGGCGCAGCAGGACGAAGCCGTTGGGTCCAGAGAGCAAGATGAGGTCCACCAAAGGAAGGAGGACTCCCCACCGGCGGAGGACTGGGACCCCACCCAGACAGCGGAGGACAGACACGAGGCCGACGACTGCAGCAACAGCTCCTACCAGATCTCTGAGGCGCTCACCAACCACTTCTACTTGCGTAACGGGCTCCTGAGGCCCAAGCCACACTCCAATGCCATTCTGCTGCACCCCAAGTCACAGCTGATCTAA
- the LOC114844620 gene encoding zinc finger protein 554-like isoform X2 — MANTVAFQSKLSSIMEMLAKAAVVEISKLWEDGFALIQVELRRKEYEIDALNRKLKLMEKERLTTQSQAQTINVSSSSSSIREQQNRLLPFTGAGPGIDSAQTVCSGQSNREKTDNSANTTPPPPAQTEEKEGEQLKSDNCETDIGDDEDFIVKLEDEDDVQIVESKYTGAGQDEMELNHQPTEAVEESQQRLSVLVGDNDNVDDSDCFFEPKQLSQNLDSEILFIQNALDIFDNSGETAYSDRFTRDNEEGGSSKSRAPVTFSQTQPRKSTEAINRPERGVSLRFLSETQPQSKSMLTFNADNRYFLLNDPEVHKTIESRHIREKWFICRFCGKSFDRVSHLEIHQRIHTGEKPYTCNTCGKCFSQRSNLRTHQRTHKEALSQNSV, encoded by the exons ATGGCCAACACTGTGGCTTTCCAGAGCAAATTATCTTCGATCATGGAGATGCTAGCTAAAGCTGCTGTAGTAGAAATTAGTAAACTATGGGAGGACGGCTTCGCTCTCATCCAGGTCGAGCTCCGCCGGAAAGAGTATGAAATTGATGCCCTGAACAGGAAGCTAAAGTTGATGGAGAAGGAGCGTCTAACGACCCAGTCCCAAGCGCAGACTATTAATGTgtcctcctcatcatcttctATTAGGGAGCAGCAGAACCGGCTTCTGCCATTTACCGGCGCTG GGCCTGGAATAGATTCAGCCCAGACAGTGTGTTCTGGACAGAGCAATAGAGAAAAGACGGACAACTCAGCAAATACCACACCGCCACCCCCTgctcagacagaggagaaggagggtgAGCAGCTCAAGTCTGACAACTGTGAAACTGATATTGGAGATGATGAAGACTTTATAGTTAAGctagaggatgaagatgatgtcCAGATTGTGGAGTCTAAATACACTGGAGCAGGACAGGATGAGATGGAGCTGAATCACCAGCCTACTGAGGCGGTAGAGGAATCCCAGCAGAGGTTATCGGTTTTAGTTGGAGACAATGACAATGTCGACGACTCCGATTGCTTCTTTGAACCAAAGCAGTTGTCACAAAATCTGGACTCAGAAATCCTGTTCATTCAAAACGCCTTGGATATTTTTGATAATTCAGGGGAAACTGCATATTCGGACAGGTTCACGAGGGATAATGAAGAAGGTGGATCAAGTAAATCAAGGGCTCCAGTAACATTTAGCCAAACTCAACCCAGAAAATCTACAGAGGCAATAAATCGTCCAGAAAGAGGAGTGTCCCTCAGATTCCTGTCTGAGACACAACCACAAAGTAAAAGCATGTTGACTTTTAACGCAGACAACAGATACTTTCTGTTAAATGACCCAGAGGTGCATAAAACTATAGAGAGTCGCCACATTAGGGAGAAATGGTTCATCTGCCGGTTCTGTGGGAAAAGCTTTGATCGCGTCAGCCATCTGGAGATTCACCAGCGAATTCACACAGGGGAGAAACCATACACATGCAACACATGTGGCAAATGTTTTTCTCAGAGAAGTAACCTTCGCACACACCAGAGGACTCACAAAGAAGCTCTATCCCAAAATTCAGTGTGA
- the LOC114844620 gene encoding zinc finger protein 554-like isoform X1, which produces MANTVAFQSKLSSIMEMLAKAAVVEISKLWEDGFALIQVELRRKEYEIDALNRKLKLMEKERLTTQSQAQTINVSSSSSSIREQQNRLLPFTGAVSGPGIDSAQTVCSGQSNREKTDNSANTTPPPPAQTEEKEGEQLKSDNCETDIGDDEDFIVKLEDEDDVQIVESKYTGAGQDEMELNHQPTEAVEESQQRLSVLVGDNDNVDDSDCFFEPKQLSQNLDSEILFIQNALDIFDNSGETAYSDRFTRDNEEGGSSKSRAPVTFSQTQPRKSTEAINRPERGVSLRFLSETQPQSKSMLTFNADNRYFLLNDPEVHKTIESRHIREKWFICRFCGKSFDRVSHLEIHQRIHTGEKPYTCNTCGKCFSQRSNLRTHQRTHKEALSQNSV; this is translated from the exons ATGGCCAACACTGTGGCTTTCCAGAGCAAATTATCTTCGATCATGGAGATGCTAGCTAAAGCTGCTGTAGTAGAAATTAGTAAACTATGGGAGGACGGCTTCGCTCTCATCCAGGTCGAGCTCCGCCGGAAAGAGTATGAAATTGATGCCCTGAACAGGAAGCTAAAGTTGATGGAGAAGGAGCGTCTAACGACCCAGTCCCAAGCGCAGACTATTAATGTgtcctcctcatcatcttctATTAGGGAGCAGCAGAACCGGCTTCTGCCATTTACCGGCGCTG TTTCAGGGCCTGGAATAGATTCAGCCCAGACAGTGTGTTCTGGACAGAGCAATAGAGAAAAGACGGACAACTCAGCAAATACCACACCGCCACCCCCTgctcagacagaggagaaggagggtgAGCAGCTCAAGTCTGACAACTGTGAAACTGATATTGGAGATGATGAAGACTTTATAGTTAAGctagaggatgaagatgatgtcCAGATTGTGGAGTCTAAATACACTGGAGCAGGACAGGATGAGATGGAGCTGAATCACCAGCCTACTGAGGCGGTAGAGGAATCCCAGCAGAGGTTATCGGTTTTAGTTGGAGACAATGACAATGTCGACGACTCCGATTGCTTCTTTGAACCAAAGCAGTTGTCACAAAATCTGGACTCAGAAATCCTGTTCATTCAAAACGCCTTGGATATTTTTGATAATTCAGGGGAAACTGCATATTCGGACAGGTTCACGAGGGATAATGAAGAAGGTGGATCAAGTAAATCAAGGGCTCCAGTAACATTTAGCCAAACTCAACCCAGAAAATCTACAGAGGCAATAAATCGTCCAGAAAGAGGAGTGTCCCTCAGATTCCTGTCTGAGACACAACCACAAAGTAAAAGCATGTTGACTTTTAACGCAGACAACAGATACTTTCTGTTAAATGACCCAGAGGTGCATAAAACTATAGAGAGTCGCCACATTAGGGAGAAATGGTTCATCTGCCGGTTCTGTGGGAAAAGCTTTGATCGCGTCAGCCATCTGGAGATTCACCAGCGAATTCACACAGGGGAGAAACCATACACATGCAACACATGTGGCAAATGTTTTTCTCAGAGAAGTAACCTTCGCACACACCAGAGGACTCACAAAGAAGCTCTATCCCAAAATTCAGTGTGA